GGGTTCGTCGAACATGAACACCTGCGGCTCCAGCGCCATGAGGATGCCCACCTCCAGCTTGCGCTGGTCGCCGTGCGGCAGGCTGGACGCCAGCGCGTCGCCCTTGTCGGCCAGCGCCACGGCGTGCAGCACCTCGTCGGCCCGCACCATCAGGTCCTTGCGGTCGCTCCAGATGCGCCAGAGGTTCAGGCCCGCGCCCGCCCTCGCCTGCACCGCCAGGCGCACGTTCTCGCGCACCGTGAGGTTGGGAAACAGGTTGGTGAGCTGGAACGCGCGGCCCAGACCCGCCTGCGCGCGCGCCGGCGCACCCAGCGCCGAGATGTCCACCCCGTTGAGGTGAACGCTGCCCGCGGAGGCCCGGATCTGGCCCGAGATGAGGTTGAAGTAGGTCGTCTTGCCCGCGCCGT
This Hydrogenophaga taeniospiralis DNA region includes the following protein-coding sequences:
- a CDS encoding ABC transporter ATP-binding protein produces the protein MSQLSTQDLTVRFGGHVAVNRVTCAFQPGTLTAIVGPNGAGKTTYFNLISGQIRASAGSVHLNGVDISALGAPARAQAGLGRAFQLTNLFPNLTVRENVRLAVQARAGAGLNLWRIWSDRKDLMVRADEVLHAVALADKGDALASSLPHGDQRKLEVGILMALEPQVFMFDEPTAGMSVDEVPVILNLIRQLKADKTKTILLVEHKMDVVRELSDRIIVLHNGELVADGDPATVIASPVVQQAYLGINPTEEELA